CTTTAGCGGATCCGGTGTGGATGTCGCGTTTTTATCTATTGTTTCTATCTCGTTTCTTATGTGTGCAATCTGCTCGTCCTTTTGGCGAATCTCCTCATTTATCTTTTCAATCTGCATGGTATGGTGCAACAATTTCTCTCTGAGTACGTTCTGCTCCTTTTCAATGTGGGCTAGAAGCGACTCTTTGTCGTTTTCGGTTATGTATTTGCAGTTTACTCTTTCTAATTCCTCTCTTGGCTTTATCGTGTTGTTTTGAAGCGCTGCTACCTCTTCTTTGAACTTGCGTTCCTGCTCCTTTAGCATGTTTATCTTGTTCTTTTTTTCCACCAAGTGCGCGTTTATGAATTTGAGGTACTGGTTCGTGTTGTTCATCTGGTCCATGAACTCCTCGGACTTTTCCTTTACCACCCCTGCCTTGCTTGACGACTTGTCCTTTCCAAAGATTATGGTCCTATCAGATACCGATAACGGGTCTAGCGCCTCTATCTTGGTGCCGACCCCAGTTATATGTGACCATTCGTCGTTCTGGGCCTTTCGGGCGTTTTCTTCCTCTTCTTCCTTGGTGAGTCTGTTGATGTATTTTTCAGTCAATGCGTACCCTGCTACCTTCTATGATATGATTTGGCAGTTGTCCGAAAAGGATGAGCTCTGACAATGTTTATCATACGTTGTGACGTAACACACACTGAATTTCGCACAACGGAATTCCTGCAAGTGAAAAAACTAGGAGAATCTGACGCTTGCAGACATTATTATATCAAAAAGGGATCTTGCCGTACCTTAGACATATAAATACGACCCTGATAGGTGCCGTAATGCTCAGCAACCAAGACGCCGCATGGCTGAAACTCTGGAGGGAAAACTCGCCTGAAATAAGAAAGAGGGCCATCCAGTGGAGAAAACAGAACGCATTTACAAGAATCGACAAGCCAAGCCGAATACAAAAGGCAAGGCGCCTCGGATACAAGGCAAAGCAGGGAATGGTGTCAATTAGGGTGCGAGTTGGAACCGGCGGCATGAGGCGACAAAGACCTGTTGCCGGAAGAAGACAAAAGCACCTTGGTGTGAACCACATGAAGGCAGAGGTAAACATGAAGCAGGTTGCAGACCGAAGGGTGGCAGAAAAATACAAGAACTTGAAACTACTTGGCTCGTACTTTTTGTACAAGGACGGATTTCACTACTGGTTTGAGGCAATACTTGCAGACAAGTCCCACCCAAGAATAGCAAAGGACAAAGAACTCCGCAAAAGAGTAATTCCTGCATAAATTGAAGTTTCTTTTACTTTTAATCCCGTTACTGGTTTTGCCCGCATATGCTGAGCCGCTTGCTGACAAGACCGGCTTTAAGGCAGGGTACGACGTTGTAGTTGACGGAAGGACCTACACCATAGAAACCATATCTAACTTTGACATAAGAAAGGTCTCACTTGAGGGGGGGAATTTGGTGTTTGACATCTCAAGCAGCCTTCAGAACAACTTTGGCGAGCTGCAGATTCCGCAGAACGTCACATCTGGTGATGCAAAGTTCTTTGTGGATGGTATAGAGATATTTCCAAAGGTCTTACAAAACGACCGGATACGATTTGTCACACTCGAGTTTGCAGGAAACGGTACCCACACGCTGACTGTGGTCGGCGAGGCTGCGCAAAGTGAGCCAATCGTTGAATCGGTAGATGGGCCAGTCGATTACATCCTGATAGTGGCGCCTGCAATTATAATTGGCGCAGTTGCTGCAATTACTGTCGTGTTTAAGAAACTAAAGAACTCTACTCGTTGAGCAGCTCTTGAATCATCGGCTCGATGTGTCCCATCTGGCCAAACGAGACGTCGCGTAAAATTCCCTTTCTGTCTACTAGAATGGTCGAAGGTGTCCCTCGAAGCGAGAACTTGTCAAACGTCTCTGCGGAGTATTCCTTTGACTTGAAGTATTGCTCCACTCTTGCCAGGATCTGCTTTTTGTAGTCTTCTGGCTGCTCGTCAAAGTCTGGAATTTGGCTTTTGATGAACGCTGTCATCTTTTCGATGCTTGGCGCACCTGACTCTTTTACCAGCATGTCCATTCCAAGCGGGAAAGGTATCTTGTATGGTATCTTTCCATCGGGTGATTTTCCGTACTGGGCAAGCGCCTTTCTTGTCTCGCCTACCGTTTCTCCAGTCTTTACCAATAATTCCAAGTTTTCAACTGTATTCTTGTCAAAATCCTCAAATGCCGTGGCAATTCCCAGCACTCTTACGCCGCTGTCCTTGTACTTGTTGTAGATGTTGATTGCCTCCGGTATCCCGTACAGGAAACATCCTGGGCAGTTTACCTGAAATACCTCCACTAGGACTATCTTGTCCTTTTCCTGGTCTATGTTGGTGGGCATTCCCTGAACCCACTTTGACACTCCGAGGTTTGGTGCCTTTTGTCCTATTTGGGCAATCACAAAATGCATGAAAATTATTTCACTTTAAAAGGTAACTGTTGAGGTTCGTCAAGTAGAATAATATACAGAGAAATTTTCCTGACGATCAGAAATGGACGTAGTACCTGAGAAAAGACTTGCACTGTTTGCCGAAATGGAGGACAGATACGAAAAGCACGACGTGGACTATTTTGTAAAGCTGTTGGACCACGACGATTATGTGGTGAGGACTCGGGCTACATGCATTTTGGTAGACTTTGGCGGTGAGGACAAGATCCAATATATCGCAAAGGTGCTCAAAAACGACTCCAACGAACTGGTCCGACACGAGGCGGCGTTTTCCCTAGGGCAGATGGGCTATCGGAGTGGAATTCCACATCTTGAGGATGCTACTGCAAACGACCCAAGCATGTTCGTAAGGCACGAGGCTGCAATCGCTTTGGGTGTAGTCGGGGCAAAGGAGGCAAAGCCCGTTTTGGAAAAAGCACTGTCCGATCCAAGCGAGCCTGTGGTGGAATCGGCAGTTGTCGCCTTGTCCAACCTTATCTTCATGGAAAAGCTCTCAAAGAACGAGAAATTTGCCAAGCTAACCGGCGGATAGGTAAAATCGCACTGACTTTTGGTTTGCTTACATTCCATGGAAAGTATATTGTATTAGGAATGCAGTGAATCGTCATGCAGGAGAATCCGGTACGCTCACTTATTGAGGACTTGGGAAGGAACCTGTCGCAAAAGCCGCAGTCAGACCACCTGTTTCCGTATGGCAAGATACAGGGAAAAGCAATAGTTCCTGAAAATTTCGTAGAGATTACCGATGTGAAAAACCCAAGAAAAATTGCATTCGTCGACGGGGGAGACGGCGTACTGGAAGAGTCTCCGAACTTTATGATTATCGTGAACCGAGTATACTTTTCAATGTTCCAGGGAAAGAAAAGAATCAACGCATCGAAACTAAAACAGCGAATAGAGTTCTTTTCGTATGTGGTGTCAGAAGTGGTAGGAGATGACGATAAAAAATCCATCTCGTATAATACAAAATTATTCCCATATTCAAAATCGGATTTGTCATATTTACCAGATGAATCGGACTTGGCATCAAAGACTGAGAGCAGCAACGTCCAGGAATCAAAGCTGATCTCTTTGTCCAGAAGATTTGCAGAATGGAACCTTGCGGCAAGCGTGGTGTCTGAGGAACTATCCGAGGGCGACATTCTGGTGATGGATGGCTCACTACAAACAGGATACAAGAACGAGTCAAAGTATGCATCAAAATTATACGACATTGCACAGGAAAAGGGAGTGATAATCTGCGGCCTTGCAAAGACTAGTCGCCTGATAATGGACTCAGGCGAGCCATTCCTTGCAAGGATTCAGGAGATTGCCGAAGGCGTTCCATATGGGACATGGTTTGTAGAGGTGGCAGAGATGGCATCATCTGATAACAGGGGTCACATGCTTGCGGCAAAGTTCCACCCGAATTCAAGGCACATATTCCGATTTGAGATTCTGCGGGAGCAGTTCAACGGAATGGACGACTCTGAGAAAAACGACATCCTTGCAAGCCTTGCCGCAAATTCACACGACATTGCCATGCCTGGATACCCGTACGGCTCCATAGATGCCGACAGGTTTGCCCAGGTCCGAAAGAACGAGCTTGACATGTACCGGGGTCTGATAAAGGCAGAGATGTCCAAGATTTCAGAATGGAAGAGGCTTCAAAAGTATACGTTAACCACAAGGTTCCACGACGATCTGAACTGGGTGACCAGCTGATGAATGACGTGGATATCGTAGGCCAGGTAATAGGCGGCTCTTTTGGGGACATCTTGGTACGAGAAAAGTCCGGAAGGAACTTGGAGATTGGTGATTTACTGGTGTCCGATGAGAACGGCTCGTTTCTGATTTTGCAGGTATTTGCCTTGGAGTATGGCAGCCAGATTCAGGACAAGATGCAGCAGATGATGTCGGGTGTAAATCTAGAGCAGGGCGGAATCAATGCGGAATTTTACGAGCCGGAATTTGTAAACTATGTGTTGGCCAGGATAAAACCGCTTGCGCGCGTTGCAAAATCTGATGATAAGGTGACACTGCCAAAGTCGCTCCCGATGTTCTTTAACAAGTTAAGATTAGTCCAGTCAAGCGACCTTACATTCCTCAAAAGGGGAGGAGAGCAGATCTATCTTGGGAAGATCCGCAGCGGAAGCAAGATTGTGGATGCAGACGTGTGGCTCAAGGCAGAGGACGTGTTCACGCACCATATCTTGATTCCTGCAACTACTGGTCGCGGAAAGAGTAACCTTGTAAAAACCATCATGTGGCACGTGCTGGACTCCAACAAGGTGGGCGCACTAGTCCTTGATGCGCACGACGAATACTATGGAAGAAAGGATGCGGGACTCAAGGACCATCCAAAGGCAAAGCAGAACCTTGTCTACTACACACCCACCCCGCCGCCTGGTGCAAACCGGCTTGTAATTAATTTGGAATCACTACGGCCTGAGCACTTTTTGGGCATTGTCGAGTTCTCTGACGCGCAGTGGCAGGCAATTCGAAGCTACAACGCAAAGGAGCGAGAGTTCTGGATCAGCAGGATAATGACAGAACCGCTAGTCTCACTTGGTATTGGGAGCGGCGCGGAGACACACATTGCCACGCTTGCCGTACTAAAGCGAAAACTGAGGCTTATTTTGAGCTTGGAAGTAGATGAGGACGGCAGGATACACTCTAAAAACGAGGTATTCGATGCGGGCTCAAAGGGGCTCACCACAGTAGATGACATAGTGAGGGATATTGAGGCTGGAAAAATAGTCATACTGGACACATCGCGCCTTGGCAACGAGGCAGAACTTATCGTAGGAAACATCATTGCGTCTAGGATATTTGAACGGTACAAGGAACACAAGGCAAAGGGCGAATTGGAGCGAAAACCTGTAGTCACCGTCGTGATTGAGGAGGCACCAAGAGTGATTGGCGAGGACAAAGTCATACCGAGAAACGAGAACATCTACAGTACGATAGCAAAGGAGGGGCGCAAGTTCAAGATAGGACTTACTGCTATAACCCAGCTGAGCAGCGTCATTCCAAGGACCATCTTGGCAAACATGAACACCAAGATCATTTTGGGAAACGAGATGGTGCAGGAACGCAAGGCGATCATAGAGAGCGCATCGCAGGATTTGTCTGAAGATGACCGAAACATTGCAAGCCTTGACAAGGGAGAGGCTATAATTTCCAGCATATTTGTGCCGTTTGCAATTCCGATCAAGATTCCGCTGTTTGAGGATTTGATTAGGCAAAAGGATAATTCAAAAGAATTGCCAAAGCCAAAAGTGTACTAGAACATGAGATTTGCACACCTTGCCGACATACACCTAGGATTTCAGAAATACGAGGCGCTGCAAAAAATAGAACAGGAAGTGTTTGAGCGGGCACTGGATGACTGCATCACAAAAAAGGTCGACTTTATCCTGATTCCGGGGGATCTGTTCCACGTAAACATCCCCGAGATGCGTGTGCAAAAGTTTGCGTTTCGCAAGTTCAAAGAGATTCATGATCTTGGAATTCCAGTGTATGTTGTGTATGGAAGCCATGATTTCAGTCCGGTTTCAAACTCTGTAATTGACTTGCTGGTGGAGACTGGATACCTTACCAAGGTGACAAAGGTAATCGGGGTTGACCAAAAGATACATCTTGACTTTATGGTGGACAAGAAAACCGGAGCCCTGATTGCCGGACTGTCCGGACTAAAGGCTGGCAAGGATTCTATGTGGTACGAGAAACTGGACCGAGAATCACTTGAATCCGTGCCTGGATTTAAGATATTTTTGTTCCATGGGGGGCTGGATGAGATGAAGACAGAAGAGACTGCCGAAGGTGATTTCATGCCGTTGTCCCTACTTCCTCGGAACTTTGACTATTATGCAGGCGGCCATCTCCACACATTCTCACACCAGAAATATTCTGACTATCCAAATGTCGTGTATCCTGGAACGGTATTTGCAGGATACCACAGCGATTTGGAAGAGAACGCAAAGGGGCGCAAAAGAGGATATGTGCTAGTTGACTTTGATGACAAAGTAAACAATGTGGAATTTGTAGAAATTCCAAATGTAAAATACGAGTATGTGGAAATCGATGCAAAAAACAAGGCCTCAAAATCTGTCAACTCTGAGCTTGCAGGTAAGGTGTTAGAGATCGACGCATCTGGCAAAGTTATTGTAATCCGGGTGGAAGGCGAGCTTGCACAGGGAAAAACATCGGACGTTGACTTTTTTTTGGCAAAACGGGTTTTGAAAGAAAAGGGAGCGCTGGAGATAAAGATAAACCAGAACAAACTGTCCTCACGGGAATACAAGATTACAGAGGCTGCAGGAAGAAACAAGGAGGAAATAGAATCAAATGTCTTCAAGGAAAACATTGGGCAGCTGCGAATCAACCAAAAGGAGCTACTGTCTGATTCCGGAGTTGACGTGGCAAAAAAACTACTTGCTGCACTAAGCATGCCAATTTTGGAAAATGAGAAAAAGCAAGACTATGCCAAGCGCGTAGAGCAGACTGCACTTGACATTCTGGGGCTGTCAAAATGATACTGAACTATATCGAGCTGGAAAACATCCGAAGCTACGACAAGGAGAGAATCGACTTTCCGCGCGGAATCACACTGTTTGAGGGAGACATTGGTTCTGGGAAATCAACCGTTCTGATGGGAATAGAATTTGCTCTGTTTGGGCTTGGGTCGCAAAAGCCGGAATCACTGCTTAGCAAAAAGGCAAGCGAGGGGAGCGTGATTTTGGAGTTTGAGATTGACGAAAAAAGGTATGTGGTAAAGCGAAAGCTGAGGCGCAAGGGCGATTCCGTAAGCCAGGACGCCAAGGACTCGTACCTGATTTCGGACGGACAGACGGAGCCACTGTCACCTGCGGAGCTAAAGCAGCGAGTCTTACAGGTCTTGAAGTTTAACGAACCGTCCGATCCTCGCTCTGAGAGCAGGATATTCCGCTATGCCGTGTTTACTCCGCAGGAGGAGATGAAACAGATCCTACGGGACGTTCAGAAGAGACTGGAGACAATACGCAAGGCCTTTGGCGTTGAGGATTACAAGACAATACTTGACAACGCAAAGAGCCTGTCCCAGACCATCAAGGAAAAGATGGCAGAGGCTAGGGTGCGATTCGAAAAACTGGATGAGAATGAGCAGAGTCTTGCAAAATTACTGAATGATGTCAAGGAATTGGAATCAGAAATTTCAAAGCTGAACTTGCAGAAAAGCCAACTCGAGGAAAAAAAATTGCAGACAAAAAAAGAGTTGGATCTGTTAAAGCATCAGGTAAGGCAAAAGGAACGTCTGGAACTGGATGTGGAAAAGATTCAGGATCAGGTAAAAAACAAGAAATCTCTTGTCTCAAAGCTAGAGTCTGGTATTTTGCGATACCAAAAAGAAATATTGGAGATTGACTCTGACCTTGAGCGTCTGGGGAAAATCATATCTCCCACAACAAAGACCCTGTCTGAGATTGATGATCAGATTTCAAGATTGTCTGATCTTCGAGATGTGATGCGTGACAAGAAATCAAAACTAGGCTCATTGGAATCTGACCTTGAAAAGCTAACAACGCAACTGGGAGAAAATGCTGACCTTCAACTGCGAGAGCGAGACAAACTGCAAAAGGAACTAGATGACATCAGAACAAAAAAGGAATCAGTTCAAAACGAGTATGACTCTATAACAAAACATAGGATCGAACTCGAAAAGGAGAAAAGAGATGTCATGAAAATGCTGGACGGCCTAAAAGGGCTTGGCGCAAAATGCCCACACTGCGAGCACGAACTTACCGTAGAACACAAGCAAAAGGTGGGCTCTGAAAAACAATCAAAGTTGCGCGAAATTGAGGGGGTTCTTGGACAGATTGAGGCCAAAACGAGAGATCTTTTGACTGCGCTTGAGACACTGAAATCCGATGAATCAAAAAAAGACGAAAAAATAAGGCAGATTGATAGGATTGCCCCTTTGCGCGACCAATGGTTTGAAAAGAATCAGGTCAAGCTCACACTATTGCAAGACATCACAACACTGGAATCTGGGTATGTCATTACAGAAGAGCCATCATTTCCAAATGGTGGTGACGATGCGTTATCTTATCTTAGAAAAATGAAGGATGCTCAAAAAGAGTTCTTGTTGTCAAAACAAAAATTATCTGATTTAGAGTCTAGAAAAAATATTCTTCTTCATGATGTTGATACCGGCCAAGTACAAATTGATTCAGAAAATGCAGCGCTATCAAAATTAGATTCGGATTTGCAGTTGCTTTCAAGACAATTGTCTGAATTTTCCGAGCTTGCAGAATCTGTTGAGCAAAAAGAAAGAGAACATTCTGATCTGGATTCAAGGATCGATTCAACCAAAACATCATTGATAAAACACAATCAGATGTTGGAAACCGGCCAGTCTAAAATCAAAGAGATGCAAACAAGCATTGTGGAATCGAAATCCTGGAAGGAAAAGCACACAAAGTTTTCAAATTATCATGACTGGCTAAAAGAATTCTTTATTCCGACAATAGACAGGATAGAAAAACAGGTCTTGCTGTCGATTCAACAGAACTTCAATGAGATATACCGAAAATGGTATTCTGTTCTGATTGATGACGTTACAAAAGAGTCTAGAATAAACGAAGAGTTTACGCCTCTTGTGGAACAGGACGGCTTTGAGCAGGACGTGGACTTTCTGAGTGGTGGGGAAAAGACAAGCATTGCACTTGCGTACAGGCTGACTCTAAACTCCATGATGAGGCAAGAGTCAGAAGGGCTGAAATCCAACCTGTTAATACTGGATGAGCCAACTGATGGGTTTTCAAAGGCACAACTGTCCAAGGTGAGGAATCTGCTTTACGAATTAAAATCACAGCAAATCATTCTGGTGTCCCATGAAAAAGAGCTTGAAACGTATGTGGACAACATATTTCAGATAACAAAGGACTCTGGGGTATCAAAAGTGATGAGATTAAGCAACTAGTCTGCCCCTGGATATAAAATCAGATATTCTTCAGGATTCTTTCTCTGGTTCTTTGATTTTAGCGCGTCTTGGTAGAAGTCGAAATGCTCTATTGCGTATAGTCTGCTTCCGTATGGACCAAATGGATCAATTCCTACTAGATTAAATCCTGATTCTGGTGTTAACAATATTTTTTCTTCTTTAGTTATCTCTTGCAATTACGTGTTGATGTTCCTGAAAAACTGTAATTTATTTACATTGTTTCATTTTTCACTTTATTTTTAATTTGTTAGTGTTGTTGGTTTCTTGGAGTTGAGCCCCTTTGGACCCAAAAATTTTCTAATCTAATTTTATATAGTAAATCCACGAAATTAGACTGTGTCAGAAAAAAGAGATTACAACATTTTGATAAAAAAAGATGGAAAATTCTACTTTGGGCAATGCATTGAAATCCCACAAGCTAGGGGCCAAGGTAATACGAAAACAGAAGCAATTGAAGACACAAAAAAAGCCATCAAACTCTGCAAATCGTATTTAGAAAGTAAAAAGAAATCCTCCAAACTAGTAACTGTTTCAATTTGAGCCTTCCTGTAATTGGATGGAAACAGGTTCTAAAGGCGTTAAAGAAAAAAGGATTTTACCCAACCAGACAAACTGGAAGTCACATAATTGTTGAGAATGGCCATGGGCTATGGACTGCAATACCAAGGAAAAACGAACTTGGAAAAGGACTGTTACTTGAAATTATTGCCGAATGTGGCCTTACAAAGAAAGAGTTTTTAGAACTACTGTAGAGCAATACCCAATTCATAACCCAAAGTGGTTTTTAAAAAAATCAATGTAGGTGTATTGTAAGCCCCACAATGATTCTCTGCCGTTTCTGTTCGGTTCCAATCTGTTACGTACCGGCACAAACCTAGAGGGCTGACTTGATCTTCCTTAAATCTCGTTATGATTTTGTATGGGGGTTTGGACAAACATCTTTCATGCAAAAAGCCTGATTATATTCCCAAATTGTATTCTACTGATGATGTCCCCGCAGACAAAAAGTTGATCTATCAAAAGTGGGAAATTCCACACTTGGGGTTCTATTGGCTTGTCGCCGAATTGGACAAAAATGAGAATCTCGCTTACGGTTATGCTAATCTAAATGATGACTTGTTTGCCGAGTGGGGGTACATTAGCATAGATGAACTTGTAGGGAACAATGCAGTTTGTTGTATGAATTGGAAACCTTGTTCGTTTATTGATGCACAGAAAAAAATGAAGCAACGCAGAAGAGAACGTGTTAACCAATATCTTTAATTTATCATTCCCGAATCAGTTACTTTTTTTATCACGATTTTGGAATGGTGTTTTTATTTGTAGATTACTGCTTCAGTTTTTCTTTGATTACCTGATATAGCAGATCTTCCTTTGGATTGTCAAGCAGGTACTGAATGAATTTTTTCGGATCTTTCTTCCAAGCTAGTACTGTCTGCAGGTGTTTTTCAAATGTTGGAAACGCATTTTTCTTTTCAAATTCTACCGACCACTCAAACTTGCCCGTGTTTATCCCGCCCCGCAATGCTACAAACACAATGCATGTGCTAATCTTGTCTTCTGGTATCTCCTCAAGTATGGAGTACATTTTTCTGTATACTGCAAGCTGTCTTTTGTGGTCTGACGCATAGTTGGAGTTCTTGTCGGTTTTATAATCTACAATCAAATGGCCATCATCGTGCTGGAATATTGCATCAATGAATCCTATGAATAGCATACTTTGATCATCGTATTGTGTCATGGAACTAAGCGGTAACTTGTACGCCTTTTCCGTTGCTACAATTTTCAGTCCAGAATACTCCTTCCTCATCTGTTCAATTGCATTCAGGCCATTCTCCACGGCCTTTTTCACATTTTCCTCATAGTCTTCTGGCTTTGTCTTGCCGGTGGTGACGTCAGCCAAGGCAGAATGCACCTTGCTTCCAAAGTCTGTTGCGGCGTGATACTCTGGTATCTTTATGATGTTCTTGACAAGGAACTCGTACGGATCCGGTTTGATACTAGAATACGAAAAATGATCTACATTTTTGAAATAATTGATGATGAACTCCTCGAGCCATCCATCCTCTGATTTTAGTAGCCTTTCAGAATCCTGGAATCTGCCTGCAACAAACAGGGAAAACGCCTCTGACAGCCTGTTATTCAGTCTTGTTGCAACAACCTCGTCCCTTCTGTCATCAAGCTCAATCTCGGAAAAATTCTCGACATGATAGTTCTTCGAGTTCCTATCGTCCGTTATGATTATCAGTTTCTCCTTTGCCCTTGTAAATGCGACAAAATCTATTCTCAGTGATTCTTCCTCCAGTTCATCCTTTACGTCGATTCCGCCCGCCTGCAGTATTGCCTCGACTATTGTATCTACAAACGTGGTTCTCTTAGATGTGGTCGGAACGTACACTACGACATCAAATGCCTTGCCTTTTGCCTTGTGTACTGTAGTCAAAGTTATTTTGGAACTGGTGCTTCTTTCCACATAGGACTCTTCTGCTATTGAGATATAGTCAAAGAGGCCCTCATCCGTAGGTGTATCGAGTGCCAAATATTGGTCGATCTGATTTCTAACTGCAATTGCGGTGGCAAACCATTCTGCGCCCTTTGATACGCATAATGGGAATATTGTATTGTTGAACAAATTATCAAGATCCTCGCGCCTCATCAAGACTCCCCACGAAGTGATCTTGGCGAGTTTTTCCTTGTCCTTATTCCTGTGCGCCTTTGACAACTCAAACGCCTCCTTCAAAGTATATGGTGAAAACACTGTAAATGCGGCGGATATCTTGTCTTCAATCCTATCTGAAATCAGGCCCTTGACAAATCCAAGTATCTCGTCTTTTGCATGCTCAGCTGTTGCCTGTGAGGATGTTGAAGAATATTTTATGTTGTTTGTGTCCAAATACTGAGAGATCTCTATTATCTGTCTGTTTGTTCTTGTGATAATCCCTATTGTCTTTTCAGGGTTTTCCTCTATTACGTCTAGTATCTTGGATAACTGAGCCGAAGTAGACACTATCTTGGGAATCTGGCCGCTTCCCTGCGACCTAAAGCATGCCAATTCGCGCTCAAACATCTCCCTGTTTTTCGTCCTGCCAAGAAAATGACTCTTAGAATAGTCCAATATCTCCTGACAGCTTCTCCTGTTCATGGAAAGCAACTTTGGCTCACATGTCTCCCTGAACTTGTGGAAATTCTTAATCGAGCCGCCCTGAAATCCAAATATTGCCTGCTTTGAATCTCCTACAAGGAATAGATTTTCTCCGACCATCTGGGCTATCTTGGCTTCAAGTTCGTTCATGTCCTGCATTTCATCTACCAATACGTGCTTGAATTTTTTCCCTTGAAATCTCTCTATGAATATCAAAAGCATATCTGAATAATCAACTGCGTCCCCCTTGGAGCCCTCGTAGTTTTTGTACGCATCAACAAAGTATCTCAAAAACGCCTTTATCTCATCCAGGGAATACGTCGTCCTGTTCTCATTGTACAATCCGTTCAAAAGAGAAACTGCCTGCTCCACATCTATTTTGTCCGGGGTAATGCCAAAGCTTTTGATATATCTCATAGCATTTTCCGCCTTTGGTACAATCTCTGATATGATGTAGTTCTTGGAATAGTTGAATGCGTTATT
The Candidatus Nitrosotenuis cloacae DNA segment above includes these coding regions:
- a CDS encoding HEAT repeat domain-containing protein; translation: MDVVPEKRLALFAEMEDRYEKHDVDYFVKLLDHDDYVVRTRATCILVDFGGEDKIQYIAKVLKNDSNELVRHEAAFSLGQMGYRSGIPHLEDATANDPSMFVRHEAAIALGVVGAKEAKPVLEKALSDPSEPVVESAVVALSNLIFMEKLSKNEKFAKLTGG
- a CDS encoding DNA double-strand break repair nuclease NurA, which translates into the protein MQENPVRSLIEDLGRNLSQKPQSDHLFPYGKIQGKAIVPENFVEITDVKNPRKIAFVDGGDGVLEESPNFMIIVNRVYFSMFQGKKRINASKLKQRIEFFSYVVSEVVGDDDKKSISYNTKLFPYSKSDLSYLPDESDLASKTESSNVQESKLISLSRRFAEWNLAASVVSEELSEGDILVMDGSLQTGYKNESKYASKLYDIAQEKGVIICGLAKTSRLIMDSGEPFLARIQEIAEGVPYGTWFVEVAEMASSDNRGHMLAAKFHPNSRHIFRFEILREQFNGMDDSEKNDILASLAANSHDIAMPGYPYGSIDADRFAQVRKNELDMYRGLIKAEMSKISEWKRLQKYTLTTRFHDDLNWVTS
- a CDS encoding 50S ribosomal protein L15; the encoded protein is MLSNQDAAWLKLWRENSPEIRKRAIQWRKQNAFTRIDKPSRIQKARRLGYKAKQGMVSIRVRVGTGGMRRQRPVAGRRQKHLGVNHMKAEVNMKQVADRRVAEKYKNLKLLGSYFLYKDGFHYWFEAILADKSHPRIAKDKELRKRVIPA
- a CDS encoding AAA family ATPase; the encoded protein is MILNYIELENIRSYDKERIDFPRGITLFEGDIGSGKSTVLMGIEFALFGLGSQKPESLLSKKASEGSVILEFEIDEKRYVVKRKLRRKGDSVSQDAKDSYLISDGQTEPLSPAELKQRVLQVLKFNEPSDPRSESRIFRYAVFTPQEEMKQILRDVQKRLETIRKAFGVEDYKTILDNAKSLSQTIKEKMAEARVRFEKLDENEQSLAKLLNDVKELESEISKLNLQKSQLEEKKLQTKKELDLLKHQVRQKERLELDVEKIQDQVKNKKSLVSKLESGILRYQKEILEIDSDLERLGKIISPTTKTLSEIDDQISRLSDLRDVMRDKKSKLGSLESDLEKLTTQLGENADLQLRERDKLQKELDDIRTKKESVQNEYDSITKHRIELEKEKRDVMKMLDGLKGLGAKCPHCEHELTVEHKQKVGSEKQSKLREIEGVLGQIEAKTRDLLTALETLKSDESKKDEKIRQIDRIAPLRDQWFEKNQVKLTLLQDITTLESGYVITEEPSFPNGGDDALSYLRKMKDAQKEFLLSKQKLSDLESRKNILLHDVDTGQVQIDSENAALSKLDSDLQLLSRQLSEFSELAESVEQKEREHSDLDSRIDSTKTSLIKHNQMLETGQSKIKEMQTSIVESKSWKEKHTKFSNYHDWLKEFFIPTIDRIEKQVLLSIQQNFNEIYRKWYSVLIDDVTKESRINEEFTPLVEQDGFEQDVDFLSGGEKTSIALAYRLTLNSMMRQESEGLKSNLLILDEPTDGFSKAQLSKVRNLLYELKSQQIILVSHEKELETYVDNIFQITKDSGVSKVMRLSN
- a CDS encoding metallophosphoesterase family protein encodes the protein MRFAHLADIHLGFQKYEALQKIEQEVFERALDDCITKKVDFILIPGDLFHVNIPEMRVQKFAFRKFKEIHDLGIPVYVVYGSHDFSPVSNSVIDLLVETGYLTKVTKVIGVDQKIHLDFMVDKKTGALIAGLSGLKAGKDSMWYEKLDRESLESVPGFKIFLFHGGLDEMKTEETAEGDFMPLSLLPRNFDYYAGGHLHTFSHQKYSDYPNVVYPGTVFAGYHSDLEENAKGRKRGYVLVDFDDKVNNVEFVEIPNVKYEYVEIDAKNKASKSVNSELAGKVLEIDASGKVIVIRVEGELAQGKTSDVDFFLAKRVLKEKGALEIKINQNKLSSREYKITEAAGRNKEEIESNVFKENIGQLRINQKELLSDSGVDVAKKLLAALSMPILENEKKQDYAKRVEQTALDILGLSK
- a CDS encoding peroxiredoxin family protein encodes the protein MIAQIGQKAPNLGVSKWVQGMPTNIDQEKDKIVLVEVFQVNCPGCFLYGIPEAINIYNKYKDSGVRVLGIATAFEDFDKNTVENLELLVKTGETVGETRKALAQYGKSPDGKIPYKIPFPLGMDMLVKESGAPSIEKMTAFIKSQIPDFDEQPEDYKKQILARVEQYFKSKEYSAETFDKFSLRGTPSTILVDRKGILRDVSFGQMGHIEPMIQELLNE
- a CDS encoding ATP-binding protein, with translation MNDVDIVGQVIGGSFGDILVREKSGRNLEIGDLLVSDENGSFLILQVFALEYGSQIQDKMQQMMSGVNLEQGGINAEFYEPEFVNYVLARIKPLARVAKSDDKVTLPKSLPMFFNKLRLVQSSDLTFLKRGGEQIYLGKIRSGSKIVDADVWLKAEDVFTHHILIPATTGRGKSNLVKTIMWHVLDSNKVGALVLDAHDEYYGRKDAGLKDHPKAKQNLVYYTPTPPPGANRLVINLESLRPEHFLGIVEFSDAQWQAIRSYNAKEREFWISRIMTEPLVSLGIGSGAETHIATLAVLKRKLRLILSLEVDEDGRIHSKNEVFDAGSKGLTTVDDIVRDIEAGKIVILDTSRLGNEAELIVGNIIASRIFERYKEHKAKGELERKPVVTVVIEEAPRVIGEDKVIPRNENIYSTIAKEGRKFKIGLTAITQLSSVIPRTILANMNTKIILGNEMVQERKAIIESASQDLSEDDRNIASLDKGEAIISSIFVPFAIPIKIPLFEDLIRQKDNSKELPKPKVY